In Bacillus toyonensis BCT-7112, a single window of DNA contains:
- the tepA gene encoding translocation-enhancing protein TepA, with the protein MTERDRYTNEEKEAGPKEVPKEASIVEKIQQLGQTNVPQMNESRIHCLTIIGQVEGHVQLPPQNKTTKYEHIIPQIVAIEQNPKIEGLLLILNTVGGDVEAGLAIAEMVASLSKPTVSLVLGGGHSIGVPIAVSTDYSFIAETATMTIHPIRLTGLVIGVPQTFEYLDKMQERVIRFVTKHSKVTEDRFKELMFAKGNLTRDIGTNVIGGDAVKYGLIDDVGGIGSALQKLNELIEARADDNAEGTMLQ; encoded by the coding sequence ATGACAGAACGTGATCGTTATACAAATGAAGAAAAAGAAGCTGGGCCGAAAGAAGTTCCGAAAGAAGCTTCAATAGTGGAGAAAATTCAACAGCTTGGACAAACGAATGTGCCGCAAATGAATGAATCACGTATTCATTGTTTAACAATCATTGGACAGGTGGAAGGTCATGTTCAGTTGCCACCGCAAAATAAAACAACAAAATATGAGCACATTATCCCGCAAATTGTCGCGATTGAGCAAAATCCGAAAATTGAAGGTTTGCTTTTAATATTAAACACAGTTGGAGGAGACGTTGAAGCAGGGCTAGCGATTGCTGAGATGGTAGCTTCGCTTTCGAAACCGACGGTATCTCTTGTTTTAGGCGGAGGGCATTCGATTGGTGTACCAATTGCAGTTTCGACTGATTATTCATTTATTGCAGAAACAGCGACGATGACGATTCACCCAATTCGTTTAACCGGTCTTGTTATAGGTGTGCCGCAAACATTTGAGTATTTGGATAAAATGCAAGAAAGAGTCATTCGATTTGTGACGAAACATTCGAAAGTAACGGAAGATCGTTTTAAAGAACTTATGTTTGCGAAAGGGAATTTGACCCGAGATATTGGGACGAATGTAATTGGTGGAGATGCAGTGAAGTATGGTCTTATTGATGATGTGGGTGGCATTGGGAGTGCACTTCAAAAACTAAACGAATTAATAGAGGCTCGCGCAGATGATAATGCAGAAGGAACGATGCTACAATGA
- a CDS encoding GntR family transcriptional regulator, which produces MSVKSDSRHLYLRVIDHIKEKIKDGAYKERQKLPSEFDLAKELGVSRATLREALRILEEENVVIRRHGVGTFVNAKPLFSSGIEQLSSITDMISSVGKTPGTIFLSSSTTTLTEEEKEKFNSEDGFNAVMIERVRTADGEPVVYCIDKLAKEILPDLSGYNEESLLTVIHNNTHKRITYAVAHIEPIGYHPKISPILECEPETALLVLKQMHYDQNDEPILYSINYFRADKFSFHVLRKRM; this is translated from the coding sequence ATGTCAGTAAAATCCGATAGTCGTCACCTATATTTACGGGTGATTGATCACATCAAAGAAAAAATTAAAGATGGGGCTTACAAAGAAAGACAAAAGCTGCCATCAGAGTTTGATTTAGCGAAAGAACTTGGCGTAAGTAGAGCTACTTTAAGGGAAGCATTGCGTATTTTAGAAGAAGAAAATGTTGTCATTCGTAGACATGGTGTAGGGACGTTTGTAAATGCAAAGCCATTATTTTCTTCTGGAATAGAACAACTTTCTAGTATTACAGATATGATTTCTAGTGTGGGGAAAACACCAGGAACAATCTTTTTATCATCATCTACAACAACTTTAACCGAAGAAGAAAAAGAGAAGTTTAATAGTGAAGATGGTTTTAATGCAGTGATGATTGAGCGTGTGCGTACAGCGGATGGGGAACCTGTTGTATATTGCATTGATAAACTTGCAAAAGAAATATTGCCGGATTTATCGGGCTACAATGAAGAATCATTACTTACAGTGATACATAATAACACGCATAAGCGCATAACGTATGCGGTTGCTCATATTGAGCCGATTGGTTACCATCCGAAAATCTCACCGATTTTAGAATGTGAGCCTGAAACAGCACTGCTTGTATTAAAACAAATGCACTATGATCAAAATGATGAGCCAATCTTATATTCTATTAATTACTTTAGAGCTGATAAGTTTAGCTTCCACGTATTAAGAAAACGTATGTAA
- a CDS encoding ABC transporter permease, whose protein sequence is MSFLDILAILVTGTLYTSAPIIFTALGGVFSERSGVVNIGLEGLMLFGAFIGVVTNLLMGDTWGTMTPWIALLFAAIGSGLFALLHAVASITFRADQVVSGVAINFLSLGLTVFAIKKIFDKGQTDFIQYRIEKIDIPGLSDIPVIGKIFFSNVPITSYIAIVLAFVVWYVIYKTPFGLRLRAVGEHPMAADTMGINVYKMRYIGVCISGVFAGIGGAIFAMSISNNFSGATITGQGFLALAAMIFGKWNPLGALGAALFFGFAQSLSVTGGTIPVLDQIPSVLLTILPYVFTILALVGFVGRSEAPKALGTPYEKGKR, encoded by the coding sequence ATGAGCTTTTTAGATATATTAGCCATTCTTGTGACGGGTACGTTATATACATCGGCACCTATAATTTTCACAGCACTAGGTGGTGTATTTAGTGAACGATCGGGTGTTGTAAATATCGGATTAGAAGGACTAATGCTATTTGGTGCATTTATTGGAGTTGTTACAAACTTATTAATGGGTGATACTTGGGGAACGATGACTCCGTGGATTGCGTTATTGTTTGCGGCAATTGGTAGTGGTTTATTTGCATTACTTCATGCAGTAGCATCTATTACATTCCGAGCGGATCAAGTTGTAAGTGGTGTAGCAATTAACTTCTTATCTCTTGGTTTAACAGTATTTGCAATTAAGAAGATCTTTGATAAAGGGCAGACTGACTTTATTCAGTACCGTATTGAAAAGATTGATATTCCAGGTCTTTCGGATATTCCGGTTATAGGGAAAATATTCTTTTCAAATGTACCAATAACGTCGTATATTGCGATTGTTTTAGCATTTGTTGTTTGGTATGTTATTTATAAAACACCGTTTGGTCTTCGATTGCGTGCTGTTGGTGAACACCCAATGGCAGCGGATACGATGGGGATTAACGTATATAAAATGCGCTATATCGGCGTTTGTATATCAGGGGTGTTTGCCGGAATTGGTGGGGCGATTTTTGCAATGTCCATTTCTAATAACTTCTCAGGAGCAACTATTACAGGACAAGGTTTCTTAGCTTTAGCTGCTATGATCTTTGGGAAGTGGAATCCGCTAGGCGCACTGGGTGCAGCTCTATTCTTTGGCTTTGCTCAGTCTCTTAGTGTAACGGGTGGAACAATTCCTGTATTAGACCAGATTCCAAGTGTTTTATTAACGATATTACCGTATGTATTCACAATATTAGCACTTGTCGGTTTTGTAGGTCGTTCTGAAGCTCCGAAAGCATTAGGAACTCCTTATGAAAAAGGAAAACGATAA
- a CDS encoding DNA translocase FtsK, with the protein MAKQKQRGTKAKARRTIKPTLYYEIVGLALFALSIITILQLGVVGKSFVLFFRFFFGEWYIIGVLGVIALSVSFVIKRGWPNLLNKRLIGFYLIVLAILMFSHITLFNLLTKDGAVQNTSVIVSTKDNFFLEMKKGPDSVHLGGGMFGALMFATCYFLFDEVGAYIIGIILVILGILCITNKHIGEVLAPVGRILRSQFQVMQGDYKDWRSKRIAEQTEKKKTTRSSRHARAVEQEEVIEPMEEMQIDPPIISNFTENYPVNEEEDKRMEEEHVTDPITSPFIEEAPPIEEPKKKRGEKIVESLEAETSAPPMQFSNVENKDYKLPSLDILKFPKNKQVTNENAEIYENARKLERTFQSFGVKAKVTKVHRGPAVTKYEVYPDMGVKVSKIVSLSDDLALALAAKDIRIEAPIPGKSAVGIEVPNSEVSMVTLREVLDSKANNHPEEKLLIGLGRDITGEAVLARLNKMPHLLVAGATGSGKSVCINGIIVSILMRAKPHEVKLMMIDPKMVELNVYNGVPHLLTPVVTDPKKASQALKKVVSEMERRYELFAHSGTRNIEGYNDYIKAHNNQSEAKQPELPYIVVIVDELADLMMVASSDVEDAIMRLAQMARAAGIHLIIATQRPSVDVITGVIKANIPSRIAFAVSSQTDSRTILDGGGAEKLLGRGDMLFIPIGASKPVRVQGAFLSDDEVERVVEYVIGQQKAQYQEDMIPQDVPETKQQVEDELYDEAVQLVVEMQTASVSMLQRRFRVGYTRAARLIDAMEMNGVVGPYEGSKPREVLINDVQEKSS; encoded by the coding sequence ATGGCAAAACAAAAGCAAAGAGGGACGAAGGCAAAGGCAAGACGTACGATAAAGCCAACTCTATATTATGAAATCGTCGGTTTGGCTCTTTTTGCACTTTCAATCATTACGATTTTACAGCTAGGCGTTGTAGGGAAATCGTTTGTGTTATTTTTTCGCTTCTTCTTTGGTGAGTGGTACATAATTGGTGTGTTAGGTGTAATAGCTTTATCGGTTTCGTTTGTTATAAAACGTGGATGGCCGAACCTTTTAAATAAACGGTTAATCGGTTTTTATTTAATTGTATTGGCGATATTAATGTTCAGTCATATTACATTATTTAACCTTCTTACGAAAGATGGAGCAGTGCAAAATACTTCTGTTATTGTGAGTACGAAAGATAACTTCTTTCTTGAAATGAAAAAAGGGCCAGATAGCGTTCACTTAGGCGGTGGGATGTTTGGTGCGCTCATGTTCGCAACATGTTACTTCTTATTTGATGAAGTAGGAGCCTATATCATTGGAATTATTTTAGTTATTCTTGGAATACTTTGTATAACAAATAAGCATATTGGAGAAGTTCTTGCCCCGGTGGGTAGAATTCTTAGAAGTCAATTTCAAGTTATGCAAGGGGATTATAAAGATTGGCGATCAAAAAGGATTGCTGAACAAACAGAAAAGAAAAAAACAACAAGAAGTTCAAGACACGCACGTGCTGTGGAGCAAGAAGAAGTGATTGAGCCGATGGAAGAGATGCAAATTGATCCCCCCATTATTTCAAATTTCACTGAGAATTATCCTGTAAATGAAGAAGAGGATAAACGGATGGAAGAAGAACATGTAACAGATCCAATTACTTCACCGTTTATTGAAGAAGCTCCACCTATTGAAGAGCCTAAGAAAAAGCGTGGAGAAAAAATTGTGGAATCTTTAGAGGCGGAAACAAGTGCCCCACCGATGCAATTTTCAAATGTTGAAAATAAAGATTATAAGCTTCCTTCGCTTGATATATTAAAGTTCCCAAAAAATAAGCAAGTTACAAATGAAAATGCGGAAATTTATGAAAATGCTCGTAAATTGGAACGTACATTCCAAAGTTTTGGTGTGAAAGCGAAAGTGACAAAAGTACACAGAGGTCCTGCAGTTACGAAGTATGAAGTGTATCCTGATATGGGAGTAAAGGTAAGTAAAATTGTTAGTTTAAGTGATGATTTAGCGCTTGCTTTAGCTGCGAAAGACATTCGTATTGAAGCGCCTATTCCCGGGAAATCAGCTGTAGGGATTGAAGTTCCGAACTCAGAAGTTTCTATGGTAACACTTAGGGAAGTGCTGGACTCTAAGGCTAATAATCATCCAGAAGAGAAGTTGTTAATTGGTCTTGGACGAGATATTACAGGTGAAGCTGTATTGGCCCGTTTAAATAAAATGCCCCATTTACTAGTAGCCGGTGCGACAGGTAGTGGGAAAAGTGTGTGTATTAACGGGATTATAGTTAGTATTTTAATGCGTGCAAAACCGCATGAAGTAAAATTAATGATGATCGATCCGAAAATGGTAGAGTTAAATGTATATAATGGTGTGCCCCATTTATTAACACCAGTTGTAACTGATCCGAAAAAAGCATCGCAAGCTTTGAAAAAGGTTGTAAGTGAGATGGAACGCCGTTATGAGTTGTTTGCTCATAGTGGTACGCGGAATATTGAAGGGTATAACGATTATATTAAAGCGCATAATAATCAATCGGAAGCGAAACAACCTGAATTACCGTATATTGTAGTAATTGTGGATGAGTTAGCAGATTTAATGATGGTTGCTTCGTCGGATGTAGAGGATGCGATAATGCGCTTGGCACAAATGGCTCGTGCGGCTGGTATTCATTTAATTATTGCAACGCAGCGCCCATCGGTTGACGTTATTACAGGTGTTATTAAAGCGAATATTCCATCACGTATTGCATTCGCTGTATCTTCTCAAACGGATTCTCGTACAATTCTTGATGGTGGTGGCGCAGAGAAGCTGCTAGGTCGTGGAGATATGCTATTTATACCAATTGGTGCATCAAAGCCTGTTCGTGTACAAGGTGCATTTTTATCAGATGATGAAGTTGAGAGAGTTGTAGAATATGTTATTGGGCAGCAAAAAGCACAATATCAAGAGGATATGATTCCACAAGATGTCCCTGAGACAAAGCAGCAAGTTGAAGATGAATTATACGATGAAGCAGTTCAGCTCGTAGTGGAAATGCAAACAGCGTCTGTTTCTATGTTGCAACGTAGATTTAGAGTAGGTTATACGCGAGCTGCTCGTCTAATTGATGCAATGGAAATGAACGGTGTAGTAGGTCCATATGAGGGTAGTAAACCGAGAGAAGTGCTCATTAATGATGTACAAGAAAAAAGTTCTTAA
- a CDS encoding BMP family lipoprotein: MKKKAGLLLSLTLAASTVLGACGNSDKASSDKKDSKDNKDFKVGMVTDVGGVDDKSFNQSSWEGLKKFGKDNDLKEKTNYRYLQSEKEADYIPNLKKFSKDKYDLSFGIGYKLEGAIKEVAKESPKQQFAIVDTVVDAPNVTSITFKDHEGSFLVGAVAAMSTKSNKVGFVGGMKSDLISKFENGFKAGAKAVNPNIEIVSEYAEAFDKPEKGTVLASAMYGQGVDVIYHAAGGTGNGVFTEAKNRKKKGENVWVIGVDRDQNQEGMPENVTLTSMVKRVDIAVEKVAQEAKDGKLKGGKIEAFGLKDDGVGIAKTTDNVKKVNPEILTKVEEFEKKITDGAIKVPATDKEYKEYEASLKK, translated from the coding sequence ATGAAGAAAAAAGCAGGTCTTTTATTATCATTAACATTAGCAGCAAGTACAGTTTTAGGTGCATGTGGTAACTCGGATAAAGCGAGCAGTGACAAGAAAGACAGTAAAGACAATAAAGATTTCAAAGTCGGTATGGTAACAGATGTTGGAGGCGTTGATGATAAATCATTCAACCAATCTTCTTGGGAAGGGCTAAAAAAGTTTGGTAAAGATAACGATTTAAAGGAAAAGACAAATTATCGTTACCTACAGTCTGAAAAAGAAGCAGATTATATTCCAAACTTAAAGAAATTTTCAAAAGATAAGTATGATTTATCTTTCGGAATTGGTTATAAATTAGAAGGTGCAATTAAAGAAGTAGCAAAAGAATCTCCAAAACAACAATTCGCAATCGTTGATACTGTTGTAGATGCACCAAACGTAACAAGCATTACATTTAAAGATCATGAAGGCTCATTCCTTGTAGGTGCGGTAGCAGCTATGTCAACGAAATCGAATAAAGTAGGATTTGTTGGTGGAATGAAGAGTGATTTAATTAGTAAATTCGAAAATGGATTTAAAGCTGGTGCAAAGGCAGTAAATCCAAATATTGAAATCGTATCTGAATATGCAGAAGCATTTGATAAACCTGAAAAAGGTACAGTTCTTGCTTCAGCAATGTATGGTCAAGGCGTAGATGTAATTTATCATGCTGCTGGTGGTACAGGTAATGGTGTATTCACTGAAGCGAAAAACCGTAAGAAAAAAGGTGAAAACGTTTGGGTAATCGGTGTTGACCGTGACCAAAACCAAGAAGGTATGCCTGAAAATGTAACATTAACTTCAATGGTAAAACGTGTAGATATCGCTGTTGAAAAAGTAGCACAAGAAGCGAAAGACGGTAAATTAAAAGGCGGTAAAATAGAAGCGTTTGGCTTAAAAGATGACGGCGTTGGTATTGCAAAAACAACTGACAACGTGAAAAAAGTTAACCCTGAAATTTTAACAAAAGTAGAAGAGTTTGAAAAGAAAATTACAGATGGTGCAATTAAAGTACCAGCTACAGATAAAGAGTATAAAGAATATGAAGCTTCTCTAAAAAAATAA
- a CDS encoding YlzJ-like family protein: MILYTIMPEQLVYPADYSQCESQKVVNIHGVELMVSEEEHGCYSIVRVLSTNPFHYLEYEPGQKITF, from the coding sequence ATGATTCTATATACAATTATGCCAGAGCAACTTGTATACCCTGCCGATTATTCGCAATGTGAAAGTCAAAAAGTTGTAAATATACATGGTGTTGAATTGATGGTTTCTGAAGAGGAACATGGGTGTTATTCTATTGTGCGTGTGTTAAGTACGAATCCATTTCACTACTTAGAGTATGAGCCTGGTCAGAAAATAACCTTTTAG
- a CDS encoding ABC transporter permease, with amino-acid sequence MAKKLLTERTINILVPVLSVIFGLLVGAIVMLVSGYDPIVGYSALWTGMFGSPSAIGETLRTMIPLILAGLSVAFAFRTGLFNIGVEGQLLVGWLAAVWFGYAVSLPAVLHIPLSILFAALVGGIWGFIPGYLKGKFQVNEVIVTIMMNYIALYVTYDIIKRFLHEGNDKTYDIKESASLSSDWLASITDGSRLHWGIIVAILIAILMWFLLDRTTLGYELKSVGFNQHASQYAGMKVSRNVVFSMTIAGAFAGIGGAMEGLGTFQSMTAMSSFTGVGFDGIAVALLGGNNPFGIILSALLFGGLKSASPQMNFEADVPSELINVIIACIIFFVACSYVLRWALTRMSKEGK; translated from the coding sequence ATGGCTAAAAAACTTTTAACAGAACGAACGATAAATATTTTAGTCCCAGTACTATCCGTTATTTTTGGCTTACTTGTAGGAGCGATTGTAATGCTAGTTAGTGGCTATGACCCAATTGTTGGTTATAGTGCACTTTGGACAGGCATGTTCGGCAGTCCAAGTGCGATTGGTGAAACACTTCGTACAATGATACCGCTTATTCTTGCTGGTTTATCGGTGGCGTTTGCATTTCGTACAGGTTTATTTAATATCGGGGTAGAGGGTCAATTGTTAGTTGGTTGGCTTGCAGCGGTTTGGTTCGGTTATGCAGTCTCGCTACCAGCTGTTCTTCACATTCCATTATCTATTTTATTCGCAGCGTTAGTAGGCGGAATCTGGGGTTTCATCCCTGGATATTTAAAGGGAAAGTTTCAAGTTAATGAAGTTATTGTAACAATTATGATGAACTATATCGCGTTATATGTAACATATGATATTATTAAGCGCTTTTTACACGAGGGTAATGATAAAACGTACGACATTAAAGAGAGTGCGTCATTATCTTCAGACTGGCTTGCATCCATTACTGACGGTTCACGCCTTCACTGGGGAATTATTGTAGCAATTTTAATCGCTATTTTAATGTGGTTCTTATTAGATCGAACAACTTTAGGTTATGAATTAAAGTCAGTAGGATTTAATCAACATGCTTCTCAATATGCAGGGATGAAAGTTTCTCGTAATGTAGTATTTTCCATGACAATTGCTGGTGCGTTCGCAGGGATTGGTGGAGCGATGGAAGGATTAGGAACATTCCAAAGCATGACAGCGATGTCCTCCTTTACAGGGGTAGGGTTTGACGGGATTGCCGTAGCCTTACTTGGAGGAAATAATCCGTTTGGTATTATCCTTTCAGCTTTATTATTTGGTGGTTTGAAAAGTGCTTCCCCTCAAATGAACTTTGAGGCAGATGTGCCATCAGAGCTTATAAACGTAATTATTGCATGTATCATCTTCTTTGTTGCATGTAGTTATGTGTTAAGATGGGCGCTTACACGCATGAGCAAGGAGGGGAAATAA
- a CDS encoding ABC transporter ATP-binding protein — protein sequence MEYVIEMNNITKVFPGIVANDDITLQVKQGEIHALLGENGAGKSTLMNVLFGLYQPEQGEIKIKGKTVKITNPNIANDLGIGMVHQHFMLVHNFTVTENIILGNEPKKKGKIAVEEAAKEIQKLSEQYGLAVDPYAKIQDISVGMQQRVEILKTLYRGAEILIFDEPTAVLTPQEIHELIQIMKKLVQEGKSIVLITHKLKEIMEVCDRCTIIRKGKGIGTVDVANTDENKLAELMVGRQVNFKTEKIDAKPKEEVLSIANLVVHDARQLPAVKGLDLTVRAGEIVGIAGIDGNGQSELIEAITGLRKVESGSIAIKGKEITNWPVRKITEEGIGHIPEDRHKHGLVLDFSVRDNIVLQTYYKNPFSKKGILNFSKITEKAKALIEQFDVRTPSEQTLARALSGGNQQKAIIAREVDRDPDLLIAAQPTRGLDVGAIEFIHKRLIEQRDKGKGVLLLSLELEEILNVSDRIAVIYEGTIVAIVDAKETNEQQLGLLMAGGTKKEQVGTNG from the coding sequence ATGGAATACGTAATTGAGATGAATAACATTACGAAAGTATTCCCAGGCATTGTAGCGAATGATGATATTACGCTGCAAGTAAAGCAGGGAGAAATACATGCTTTACTTGGAGAAAATGGTGCAGGGAAATCCACATTGATGAATGTACTATTTGGTTTGTACCAGCCAGAACAAGGTGAAATTAAAATTAAAGGAAAAACTGTAAAGATTACAAATCCGAATATAGCAAATGACCTTGGTATTGGAATGGTACATCAGCACTTTATGCTTGTTCATAATTTTACAGTTACAGAGAATATTATTCTCGGAAACGAACCGAAGAAAAAAGGGAAAATTGCTGTTGAGGAAGCTGCTAAAGAAATTCAAAAACTGTCTGAACAATACGGTTTAGCTGTAGATCCATATGCGAAAATACAAGATATTTCTGTCGGTATGCAACAGCGTGTTGAGATTTTAAAAACACTTTACCGCGGGGCAGAAATTTTAATATTTGATGAACCGACAGCTGTGTTAACACCACAAGAAATTCATGAGCTAATTCAAATTATGAAAAAGCTTGTGCAAGAAGGGAAATCTATTGTTCTTATTACACATAAGTTGAAAGAAATTATGGAAGTTTGCGATCGTTGTACGATTATTCGTAAAGGAAAAGGGATTGGAACGGTTGACGTTGCAAATACGGATGAAAATAAACTTGCAGAATTAATGGTCGGACGTCAAGTGAATTTTAAAACAGAAAAAATAGACGCGAAGCCAAAAGAAGAGGTACTTTCAATTGCAAACCTTGTTGTTCACGATGCACGTCAACTACCTGCTGTAAAAGGCCTTGACTTAACTGTTCGTGCGGGGGAAATTGTCGGTATTGCAGGAATTGATGGAAACGGACAAAGTGAATTAATAGAAGCAATTACTGGTTTACGAAAAGTTGAGTCAGGTTCTATTGCAATTAAAGGGAAAGAAATAACAAATTGGCCTGTTAGAAAAATAACAGAAGAAGGAATTGGTCATATTCCAGAAGATCGTCATAAACACGGACTCGTTCTTGATTTTTCTGTTAGAGATAATATAGTTTTGCAAACGTACTATAAAAATCCGTTTTCAAAGAAAGGGATTTTAAATTTCAGCAAAATTACAGAAAAAGCAAAGGCACTTATTGAACAGTTTGATGTACGTACACCTAGTGAGCAAACGTTAGCTCGTGCACTATCTGGGGGAAATCAGCAAAAGGCAATTATTGCACGTGAAGTAGACCGTGATCCAGATTTATTAATTGCAGCACAGCCGACACGTGGTTTAGATGTAGGGGCAATTGAATTTATTCATAAGAGATTAATAGAGCAAAGAGATAAAGGAAAAGGTGTATTACTTTTATCACTAGAGTTAGAGGAAATTTTAAATGTTAGCGATCGAATTGCTGTTATTTATGAAGGAACAATTGTAGCAATAGTTGATGCGAAAGAAACGAATGAACAACAGCTTGGATTGTTAATGGCTGGAGGAACAAAGAAGGAGCAGGTGGGTACAAATGGCTAA